CCTTACAAATGAAGAAACTAACTTTACAAGGTCTTGCGAGGTTGGACAAACAGTAGTCCAAGTACTTTCCAAAAGCATGATTGTCTGAATACTACTCTCCAATTTTTCAATATTATCGTAAGAAATAGTAATCAGTTTCTTAATAGTATTGCCAAAATTAGTATCATCTTTCTCTAAATCCGCTATCCAAACAACCCTTTCGCTTGGGTTTCTTTGAAATGTATTGAAAAGTAGCCACTTTATACCATTAGTCAAGATACCAAAAGAAATTCCCATATTATAGGAATATCCTGCTAATTGGGATATAATTTTATCGTCTTTAAGTTCAACAGTTAGATTTTTTGCTTCAACGACTAAAACGTTCTTCTTCAATTTCAACAAAGTGTAATCAGGGATTTTACCCAAGTCGTTTGGTGCGTTGTGTCTTACAAAGTTAGGGTTTGCTGTATTCCAACCTAAAATATTCAATATAGGGTTGATTAACTGCTCTCTAACAGCAATTTCGTTTGTTGCATAGTACGACCTAAATTCTGTCGCTAATTGCAATATTTCACTGAGTTTTTTTTCTAACTGTTGTTGCATTATGCAATTTTTTGGTTTATATTTTTCATTCTTAAAATGTCAGCCAACATGCAACTACACGAACTTCAATTCGCATTTTTTTAGCTCATCATAGTACCCAAAGGACTTTTCACCCCTCGATAGTACGATTTACAAAGGCAGTTTTGGCAGTCGCAAGTTACACCTTTTTCCAAAAGGGCGCAAGTTTTTTTTACTTTTTTGTTGTCAAAACCTATAAGGCTATTAGTAGGTAAGTAGTTTTCTATTTGTATGAAAATGCAAAAAAGAAGAAAGCAAAATAGAGCTTACGAACAAGGCTTGTTAGATAGATTTAGCCTGCACTAGGCAGTCTATTTTACAAGTTATTCATAAACTCTATCATTTAGATTGGTTTGAATCAGCCTTTTTGTGCCAATTCTTCTTCTCTAAACCATGCCTTTGCGTCGGGAATGTTGCCAAAGATGCGCATATAAAAACCCATCTTCACCATAGCTGGGTTTGCAGCCAAATCTTCTGCCGAAAGTTGCGTAAAAATATCTGAACTCATAATAAAACCTGCATAACGCAGTCCCATTTGCACACAGGCAGGTATCCATTCGGTAGCAAAGTATTCGTTTGCCCCATCAAAAGGACCTTCAAACTGACGCGCATCGGAAATCCAATACTTGATTTTGAGGTCTTTCATATAGGTTAGAAGTGCTTTATGCGATTGGATAAGTTCCTCAGTAGTGGCATAACCAGACCACTCCCCCTGCAATGCCTCAATTTCGGGCAAATGGTAGAGTTTTAAAAAAGGCTTGCCTACGGTGTCGTTGAAAGTTTGTAAGTGTTTCATGGTAAAAAGGGGATTTTCGTTTCGTGAGAGGCTATTATTCGTATGTAAAAACAAACATACAAAAATTTTGTTTTTCATACAAGTTAAGAAATGCCTTTTTTCTTACTCCCTTGCTTTTTGTGCTTACTTTTCAAAAATGGTAATAAGGCGCGTAGAGGTTTGGGGTTCGAAGGGCGCATTAAGGTCGTACTCGCCCAAAAGGTGGGTGCATTTCCAAGGCTCTCCTATCCATTTTTTCATTTCCTCGACGGTAAAGAAATACTGCCTTTCACTATCTTGCAACCTTTGTGTTTCGCCTTCGGGGTTGGTAAAAAAATAGGAATATTGCGTGTGGCGCATCTGATTTTCAAGCCTCCACTGCCGCTCTATTTTTATCTTCCCACTGCTATCTTCTGCCTGATAAGTTGCGGTTTGCGTTTTAGAATAACGTAAAAAATTAGCTTGGTCTATGACTATCATCTTTTGACTTCGCGCTTTTAGCCACTCAAAAAAATGCTGCTGTCGCTCCTTTGTGAGCAAATAATTAACGGTACTCCATAAACAGATAGCCACTTGGTAGTCGGTTTCGAGTTGCATCTGACCAAAATCGGCTTCTATGGTAGGCAAATCGGGTGCTTTTTGTTTTAAAATTTGTAAGGCTTTGGTAGAAATATCCAAAACTGTTACCTGATACCCTGCTGCCCACAAGGGCAGAGCCTGCATGCCAACGCCGCCACCCAAGTCGATGAGGCTGCCTACTTCTTGTGGCTCGCCTAATAGCTCTTTGAGAAATTGAACCTGCTTATC
Above is a genomic segment from Hugenholtzia roseola DSM 9546 containing:
- a CDS encoding type I restriction enzyme HsdR N-terminal domain-containing protein, whose product is MQQQLEKKLSEILQLATEFRSYYATNEIAVREQLINPILNILGWNTANPNFVRHNAPNDLGKIPDYTLLKLKKNVLVVEAKNLTVELKDDKIISQLAGYSYNMGISFGILTNGIKWLLFNTFQRNPSERVVWIADLEKDDTNFGNTIKKLITISYDNIEKLESSIQTIMLLESTWTTVCPTSQDLVKLVSSFVRDKVNTENPNFLIDFSDIENFVEGKISELFDITTPIKAQQDTGKAEIATSEGQTGLTNTKKTKTLIKVTFTDNTSIYEKKASETFVKTIEKIGIDRVKLLGLTLNGLPLIDNQKNANYQQYEVKKGVFVMVHSDTKNKISRLQEISDRLNLNLKVETVEWKPQA
- a CDS encoding class I SAM-dependent methyltransferase, translating into MKKNLIYTDRADLYALWRKALFQDSPHIPDKQVQFLKELLGEPQEVGSLIDLGGGVGMQALPLWAAGYQVTVLDISTKALQILKQKAPDLPTIEADFGQMQLETDYQVAICLWSTVNYLLTKERQQHFFEWLKARSQKMIVIDQANFLRYSKTQTATYQAEDSSGKIKIERQWRLENQMRHTQYSYFFTNPEGETQRLQDSERQYFFTVEEMKKWIGEPWKCTHLLGEYDLNAPFEPQTSTRLITIFEK